In Streptomyces sp. NBC_00569, a single genomic region encodes these proteins:
- a CDS encoding GNAT family N-acetyltransferase: protein MTSSITAPESAGAGGAVRVRRATARDAKRLTRLVRTSRAYEAPYASMVAGYRVGPDYIEAHRVFVAVGADDLVLGFYALVITPPELDLMFVADAAQGLGIGRLLVAHMKDEARAAGLASVRVVSHPPAEGFYRSTGAVRTGTAAADPPAVMWDRPELEFPIG from the coding sequence ATGACTTCGAGCATTACAGCCCCGGAAAGCGCGGGGGCCGGCGGGGCGGTCCGGGTGCGCAGGGCGACCGCCCGCGACGCCAAGCGGCTGACCCGGCTCGTCCGTACGTCCCGCGCCTACGAGGCCCCGTACGCGTCGATGGTGGCCGGCTACCGGGTGGGCCCCGACTACATCGAGGCTCATCGCGTCTTCGTCGCGGTCGGCGCCGACGACCTGGTGCTCGGTTTCTACGCCCTCGTGATCACACCGCCGGAGCTCGACCTGATGTTCGTCGCCGACGCGGCGCAGGGCCTCGGGATCGGGCGGCTGCTGGTCGCCCACATGAAGGACGAGGCGCGCGCCGCCGGACTCGCCTCGGTCCGCGTGGTCTCGCACCCGCCCGCCGAAGGCTTCTACCGCAGCACGGGAGCCGTCCGCACCGGCACCGCGGCCGCCGATCCGCCCGCCGTGATGTGGGACAGGCCGGAATTGGAGTTCCCGATCGGCTGA
- a CDS encoding inorganic diphosphatase codes for MDHSVGRIRLDRMLFTSTQYPADYGYIVGTLGRDGDPLDALVLVGDPTFPGCTVECRAIGMFVMRDEKGMDEKILCVPAHDPRHTSVQDIEDIPEFDRLEITHFFEVYKDLEPGKSVEGSHWEGRDLTYAEIAAARRRAAARGD; via the coding sequence ATGGACCATTCCGTCGGCCGGATAAGGCTCGACCGGATGCTGTTCACCTCCACCCAGTACCCGGCGGACTACGGATACATCGTGGGCACCCTCGGGCGCGACGGCGATCCGCTCGACGCGCTCGTCCTGGTGGGCGATCCGACGTTCCCCGGCTGCACCGTCGAATGCCGGGCGATCGGCATGTTCGTGATGCGGGACGAGAAAGGCATGGACGAGAAGATTCTGTGCGTGCCCGCGCACGATCCGCGCCATACCTCCGTGCAGGACATCGAGGACATCCCCGAGTTCGACCGTCTGGAGATCACGCACTTCTTCGAGGTCTACAAGGACCTGGAACCCGGCAAGTCGGTCGAGGGATCGCACTGGGAGGGCCGCGACCTCACGTACGCGGAGATCGCCGCCGCGCGCCGCCGGGCCGCCGCCCGAGGGGACTGA